In Acholeplasma equirhinis, the following proteins share a genomic window:
- a CDS encoding sugar phosphate isomerase/epimerase family protein — protein MKIGVRAHDVLTSTTPKALKKEIDTLGFDGLQLVSQKVFSKAIDETKDEVRNEFLDQIFLLGAYFNMVHPNEEEIKNGISNFKKHLDVADSINAPYVGTETGSLMGSPWNYVPENHLDDTFQKVVEVVKELVEYTKDKKVEVAIEGAYAHVIYSPNRMYQLLQSINSPKLKVIVDLYNFLNIDNHTNHLEIFKEAFELFKEKIVIFHLKDYIVENGKLKQVALGMGQMRYEEIIPLILENNPNAYLIFEGVKREDQLESLRFIKRLILKYEGGK, from the coding sequence ATGAAAATTGGTGTAAGAGCACACGATGTGTTAACTTCTACAACACCTAAAGCATTAAAAAAAGAAATTGATACATTAGGTTTTGATGGACTTCAACTGGTGAGTCAAAAAGTCTTTTCAAAAGCTATTGATGAAACAAAAGATGAAGTTAGAAATGAATTTTTAGATCAAATATTCTTGCTTGGTGCCTATTTCAATATGGTACACCCAAATGAAGAAGAGATTAAAAATGGCATTTCAAATTTTAAAAAACACTTAGATGTTGCAGATAGCATAAATGCACCATATGTTGGAACAGAGACAGGTTCACTTATGGGAAGCCCTTGGAATTATGTACCAGAAAATCATTTAGATGATACTTTCCAAAAAGTCGTTGAAGTGGTTAAAGAATTAGTAGAATACACAAAAGATAAGAAAGTTGAAGTTGCAATTGAAGGTGCGTATGCACATGTGATTTATTCACCTAATAGAATGTACCAACTTTTACAATCAATCAATAGTCCGAAACTTAAAGTGATTGTTGATCTCTATAACTTTTTAAATATCGATAATCATACAAACCATCTTGAAATATTCAAAGAAGCATTTGAACTTTTCAAGGAAAAGATTGTCATATTCCATTTGAAAGACTATATTGTTGAAAATGGAAAACTCAAACAAGTTGCACTTGGTATGGGTCAAATGAGATATGAAGAAATCATACCTTTAATCTTAGAAAACAATCCAAATGCTTATCTTATATTTGAAGGGGTTAAAAGAGAAGATCAACTTGAAAGTTTAAGATTTATTAAAAGATTAATTTTAAAATATGAAGGAGGAAAATGA
- the kduI gene encoding 5-dehydro-4-deoxy-D-glucuronate isomerase — protein sequence MKIDVRYNNHPADSKHYDTKTLRERYLIENIFEADEILFTYSHHDRIIAGGCMPVKGPVKLGLTKELGTEYFLERREIGLINVGGKGKITLDGVTYKMVEKDGLYIPKGVKEVVFESDDPKNPAKYYINSAPAHKVLPIVHIPFEKANPRKIGDPKTLNKRTIYQYLNPAVLETCALQMGLTILEEGNAWNTMPAHTHDRRMEVYFYFNLPEDGVVFHLMGEPQETRHIILHNEQAVISPSWSIHAGFATSAYAFIWGMTGENQTYDDMDFVKTTDLK from the coding sequence ATGAAAATTGATGTTAGATACAATAATCATCCAGCAGATTCAAAACATTATGACACTAAAACCTTAAGAGAGAGATATTTAATTGAAAATATCTTTGAAGCGGATGAAATTCTGTTTACCTATTCTCATCATGACAGAATTATTGCTGGTGGATGTATGCCAGTTAAAGGTCCTGTTAAACTCGGTTTAACAAAAGAATTAGGAACTGAATATTTCTTAGAACGCAGAGAAATTGGTTTAATCAATGTCGGTGGTAAGGGTAAGATTACACTGGATGGTGTGACTTACAAGATGGTTGAAAAAGACGGACTTTATATTCCAAAAGGTGTCAAAGAAGTTGTCTTTGAATCTGATGATCCAAAAAATCCAGCAAAATATTATATCAATTCAGCTCCTGCACATAAGGTATTACCAATTGTTCACATACCTTTTGAAAAAGCAAACCCAAGAAAAATTGGTGATCCAAAAACTTTAAATAAAAGAACAATTTATCAATATTTAAATCCAGCTGTTTTAGAAACATGTGCATTGCAAATGGGATTAACAATTCTTGAAGAAGGTAATGCTTGGAATACAATGCCTGCGCATACACATGATAGAAGAATGGAAGTTTATTTCTATTTTAATCTTCCAGAAGATGGAGTTGTCTTCCACTTAATGGGAGAACCTCAAGAAACTAGACACATCATTCTTCATAATGAACAAGCCGTGATTTCACCATCTTGGAGTATTCATGCAGGATTTGCAACAAGTGCTTATGCATTTATTTGGGGTATGACTGGTGAAAACCAAACATACGATGATATGGATTTTGTTAAAACAACAGATTTAAAATAA
- the kduD gene encoding 2-dehydro-3-deoxy-D-gluconate 5-dehydrogenase KduD: MSYLNKFSLKGKVALVTGTSTGLGQGITLGFIQAGAKVVGVDYMPTQDDTAEKVKALGGEFTSLQADLIKATPEDLQALVEKAVKIYGKLDILVNNAGIIRREDALDFSKENWYDVMAINIDTVFFLSQAVGRQYVKQGTGGKIISIASMLSYQGGIRVPSYTASKSAVKGLTMALANEWSKHNIQVNAIAPGYMATNNTKQLRDDETRAGQILERIPAGRWGTPEDVAAPAVFLASSASDYITGFTIAVDGGWLAR, from the coding sequence ATGAGTTATTTAAACAAGTTTTCATTAAAAGGTAAAGTGGCACTTGTAACTGGAACATCAACCGGTTTAGGTCAAGGTATTACATTAGGCTTTATTCAAGCTGGTGCAAAAGTTGTTGGTGTTGACTATATGCCAACACAAGATGACACAGCTGAAAAAGTTAAAGCACTAGGTGGTGAATTTACATCACTTCAAGCTGACCTTATTAAAGCAACCCCTGAAGATCTACAAGCTTTAGTTGAAAAAGCAGTAAAAATTTACGGTAAACTTGATATTTTAGTTAATAATGCAGGTATTATCCGTCGTGAAGATGCCTTAGATTTTTCTAAAGAAAATTGGTATGATGTTATGGCGATTAACATTGATACAGTCTTCTTCCTAAGTCAAGCTGTTGGCCGTCAATATGTTAAACAAGGCACTGGTGGTAAGATCATTTCTATAGCATCTATGCTATCTTATCAAGGTGGTATTAGAGTACCTTCTTACACCGCATCTAAATCTGCTGTAAAAGGCTTAACAATGGCACTTGCGAATGAATGGAGCAAACACAACATTCAAGTCAATGCAATCGCACCAGGCTATATGGCAACAAACAATACAAAACAATTAAGAGATGATGAAACAAGAGCTGGTCAAATCTTAGAAAGAATCCCAGCAGGTCGTTGGGGAACACCAGAAGATGTTGCAGCACCTGCTGTATTCCTAGCAAGCTCAGCATCTGATTACATCACAGGTTTTACAATCGCAGTTGATGGTGGTTGGTTAGCAAGATAA
- a CDS encoding GGDEF domain-containing protein, producing the protein MQLLLMNLSLFIYSIILLLAVLISNSKTKHQGTSDRLFSYLLITSIITLIFDFMSRFDGTAMAIFPFLNHLGNFLLFSVNPLLPVLWFMYIHYEIYSNDKILKRFMIASIPIFVFNQVLVFGTLAYGWLFHIDEGNIYQRGPLYLVPEFINLVIIIMTFLILIIARNRLIKSHFLMYLIFGLLPILALIAQSIHYGIPYTLHAITLSITILYIFVQNKQMKSDFLTNTFNRRQLDFYIEDRIKQAKRNGTFTAIFVDMDDFKQINDSYGHPVGDQALVNVAEIIKYSVEKNDFVARFGGDEFFIVTSKHAKKDIEAIIDKIQENIHVFNLNNPTYKLQASIGYCVYNKEIHPTLYEFQKEVDQLMYNQKHAKK; encoded by the coding sequence ATGCAATTACTTTTAATGAACCTTTCTTTATTTATATATTCGATTATTTTATTATTGGCTGTTCTAATCTCAAACTCGAAAACTAAACATCAAGGAACTTCGGATAGATTATTTAGTTATTTATTAATCACTTCGATCATTACATTAATCTTTGATTTTATGTCTCGTTTTGATGGTACTGCGATGGCAATTTTTCCATTTCTAAATCATTTGGGTAACTTTCTTTTATTTAGTGTGAACCCACTGCTTCCAGTATTATGGTTTATGTATATTCATTATGAAATTTATAGTAACGATAAAATATTAAAACGTTTTATGATAGCATCAATTCCAATCTTTGTTTTTAATCAAGTATTAGTGTTTGGTACACTTGCTTATGGTTGGTTATTTCATATCGATGAAGGAAATATATATCAAAGAGGACCACTTTATTTAGTACCTGAATTCATCAATTTAGTCATTATTATTATGACCTTCCTTATATTGATTATAGCTAGAAATAGATTAATCAAATCTCATTTCTTGATGTATTTAATTTTCGGATTGTTACCAATTCTTGCGCTCATTGCACAAAGTATTCACTACGGTATTCCTTATACATTACATGCGATTACTCTATCTATTACAATACTTTATATATTTGTTCAAAACAAACAAATGAAATCTGATTTTTTAACAAATACTTTTAATAGAAGACAACTGGATTTCTATATTGAAGATAGAATTAAACAAGCAAAAAGAAATGGCACCTTTACAGCAATATTTGTTGATATGGATGATTTTAAACAAATCAATGATTCGTATGGACATCCTGTAGGTGACCAGGCCTTAGTAAATGTTGCTGAAATTATTAAATATAGTGTTGAGAAGAATGACTTTGTCGCACGTTTTGGTGGAGATGAATTCTTCATCGTTACATCTAAACATGCAAAGAAAGATATTGAAGCGATTATTGATAAAATTCAAGAGAATATTCATGTTTTCAATCTAAACAATCCAACATATAAACTTCAAGCATCTATCGGATATTGTGTATATAATAAAGAAATTCATCCAACACTCTATGAATTCCAAAAAGAAGTAGACCAATTAATGTATAATCAAAAACATGCAAAAAAATAA
- a CDS encoding IclR family transcriptional regulator, whose amino-acid sequence MKDNRSVNRILSILELIAAHPEGLTLGQIYRELDIPKATAYDFLQTLYKADAIYYKDPRLKNYVIGSKMFAIGSVYTKNSSLIEASEMLLRNFANEYGKTVLITKQTEDHYVHIFKYQPPNSLIFISEEIGYISNDFDISPIGRAFKIFTQKRNKLEPNQLVEFDRGYVLSNEQQGHISQIAVPVKNFENRVVGILSVSDLWQDKPEKNEVILELVQIAKTVSKRLGYLGD is encoded by the coding sequence ATGAAAGATAATCGATCAGTTAATAGAATTTTATCAATATTAGAGCTTATTGCTGCACATCCTGAAGGTTTAACCTTAGGACAAATCTATAGAGAACTTGATATTCCAAAAGCAACCGCTTATGATTTTCTCCAAACACTTTATAAAGCAGACGCGATTTATTATAAAGATCCTAGATTAAAGAACTATGTTATTGGTTCTAAGATGTTTGCTATCGGATCTGTCTATACTAAGAACTCAAGTTTAATTGAAGCATCAGAAATGTTACTTAGAAATTTTGCGAATGAATATGGTAAGACTGTTTTAATTACTAAACAAACAGAAGACCATTACGTACATATCTTTAAATATCAACCACCAAATTCACTCATCTTCATTAGTGAAGAAATTGGATATATATCAAATGATTTTGATATTTCACCGATTGGTCGAGCATTTAAAATATTTACACAAAAGAGAAATAAACTAGAACCAAATCAACTTGTTGAATTTGACCGCGGATATGTTCTATCAAACGAGCAACAAGGCCATATTTCACAAATTGCAGTACCTGTTAAAAACTTTGAAAACAGAGTTGTAGGTATTCTGTCTGTATCTGATCTTTGGCAAGATAAACCAGAAAAGAATGAAGTTATTTTAGAACTTGTTCAAATTGCTAAAACCGTATCTAAACGCTTAGGTTATCTAGGTGATTAA
- a CDS encoding phosphatidylglycerophosphatase A family protein: protein MHATTKLSDDLKYDLIVKRIEERGVKLEEIAEITLDLQKKYLPELTLDICMDHIKRVIMKREVQHAVLTGLELDILAEKGLISEPLSTLLKSDYGLYGIDEILALSIVNVYGSIGLTNFGYVDKLKPGVMKKLDNKSPDKKEVHTFFDDIVGAIAAAAASSVAHKYAESEAVVKAYEKEA, encoded by the coding sequence ATGCATGCAACTACTAAATTAAGTGACGATCTTAAGTATGATTTAATCGTTAAAAGAATTGAAGAACGTGGTGTAAAATTAGAAGAAATTGCTGAAATTACACTGGATCTTCAAAAGAAATATTTACCAGAATTGACACTAGATATTTGTATGGATCATATTAAACGTGTCATCATGAAAAGAGAAGTCCAACATGCAGTTTTAACTGGACTTGAACTTGATATTCTAGCGGAAAAGGGTTTGATATCAGAACCACTTTCAACTTTATTAAAAAGCGATTACGGTCTATATGGTATCGATGAAATTTTAGCATTATCGATTGTTAATGTTTACGGTTCAATTGGATTAACAAACTTCGGTTATGTTGATAAATTAAAACCAGGTGTTATGAAAAAATTAGATAATAAATCACCAGATAAAAAAGAAGTACATACTTTCTTTGATGATATTGTTGGTGCAATAGCTGCAGCTGCAGCAAGTTCAGTTGCCCACAAATATGCAGAATCTGAAGCCGTTGTTAAAGCTTACGAAAAAGAAGCTTAA
- a CDS encoding DUF402 domain-containing protein, which yields MKLKSGKKLQIHSYKHDSSLHRVWTSSFVIDDTASHLVTGNQATKVIESDGRSWYTKEPAICYFYEKEWFNIIAMLKKDGIHYYCNISSPYLYDGEAIKYIDYDLDVKVFPTGKHFVLDQKDYDEHSALMNYPEDVQKIILKAMEDLKVWIKEERPPFDKRTVKMHYEQFKVILEKYKARQQSKNKFKSDEE from the coding sequence ATGAAGCTTAAATCAGGCAAAAAACTTCAAATTCATAGTTATAAACATGATAGTTCACTTCATCGTGTATGGACTTCATCTTTTGTTATCGATGATACAGCCTCACATTTAGTTACTGGAAATCAAGCAACTAAAGTTATTGAATCAGATGGTAGAAGTTGGTATACTAAAGAACCTGCAATTTGTTACTTTTATGAAAAAGAATGGTTCAACATCATTGCTATGCTTAAAAAAGATGGTATACATTATTACTGTAATATTTCATCACCATATTTATATGATGGTGAAGCTATTAAGTATATCGATTATGACTTAGATGTTAAAGTTTTTCCAACAGGTAAACACTTCGTGTTAGACCAAAAAGATTACGATGAACATTCGGCCTTAATGAATTATCCAGAAGATGTTCAAAAAATCATTTTAAAGGCTATGGAAGACCTTAAAGTATGGATTAAAGAAGAACGTCCACCATTTGATAAAAGAACCGTTAAAATGCATTATGAGCAGTTTAAAGTAATTTTAGAAAAGTATAAAGCAAGACAACAATCTAAAAATAAATTTAAATCAGATGAAGAATAA